From the genome of Buchnera aphidicola (Drepanosiphum platanoidis):
TAAAAAAATTTCAATATTTTTAGGCAAACAAACATTAAGTTGGAAAATTACCAAAAAAAAATGAAAATATTATTCGTATATTTGTTTATGCCATTATGTATTTTTTCTTATTTTTTTTGGATAGAATCTTGTAAATTAGGTCATTTGATTATATAAATAATTAATATATTAAATAAAAATTTTTTTAAATATTAAAATATAAACTTAAAATATATTTTTATGAATGATAAAAATATATTTTAAACTTTATAAAAATATAAAAATTAAAATTTTTGACGTGAAAATTCAAATAGTCCAAATTTTGAAATTTTTCCTAATTTTATACGACTATAATCATTTTTAAAAAATTTTTTTATAGAAATTTCTAAAAATTTTTTACTAATTAAATATTTCATATTTATAAAATCAATTATAATTATTCCTCCTAAATTTCTTAATTTAATTTGTTGAGAAATTTTATATGCTGCTTCTAAATTTGTATATAAAGCTGTACTTTCAAAATTTTTTTTTGAAATACATTTACTAGAATTTACATCAATAACTATTATAGCTTCAGTTATATCAAAAAAAATGTTTCCTCCAGAAGGTAATATAACTTTTTTTGTAAAAATTGATTTAAATTCAGTATTTAAATCATAAAATTTTAATAAATTTATAGTATTATTAAATATTTTTATTTTCTCTAAGATATCCAATCGTTTTAAAAAAAGTAATTTTTTATGTAAAAAAATATATAACTCTTTATAATTTATAACTATTTTTTTAAAATTATTTTTTAAACAATATTGAAGGCATTCTTTAAAAATATTTTTTTTACAAGTATTTAACATAATATTGTTTTTTGTTAAATTTTTTATTTTTTTTTTTTTTTTTAATAAATTTAAAAAATCATTTTTTAATTCTTTAAAAGATCTATTAATAGAAGAAAATCTAACTATTAAAGACATTTTTTTAGGAATATTTAATTTTTTAATTATTTTTTTTAAAAAAAAAATATTTTTAAAATTAATTTTTTTAGAAAATTTTATTGTAGTAGTTAAATTTTTTGAATTTATTAACAATATCAAATAATTTCCTGATAAAGTAATTATATTTGTTAAAATAGCTTTTTTATTTAAATGTTCTTCTCTAATAATTTGAACAATAATTACAGAATTTTTTTTCAAAATTTTTTTATTTACATAAAAATATTTTTTATTATTTTTATTTATAATATTTTTATTAAAAATTTTAGAAAAAGGTAAAATTCCGCATTTTTTAAAACTATAATTCACAAAAATCACTTCTAAACCAAAATTAATGTTATCTACAGTTCCTTTATAAATATTATACTTTCTATGATTTTCATTTAATTTATTTATTTTTAAATTATTTATTATATTATTTTTTATCCATATAATTCGAACTTCTTTATTGTGATATATATCTATTAAAATTTTTTTCATAATTAAAAATTTTTTACATCAGTTTATTAATATTATTTTATTATAAAATTTAAAAAATTATTGCGAAAAAAAATTTATATTAAAAAATATACTTTAAAATTTTATTACTATATATTATAAAATATTATAAATTTTTTTATCATTTTAAATAAGGAAAAAATGAAAAAAACAAAAGTTTTAATAATAAAAATTGACTCTCTTGATGCTAATCAAAGAATAGACAATTTTTTATTTAAAACATATAAAAAAATTCCAAAAAGTAAAATATATAAAATCTTAAGAACTGGAGAAATAAGAGTTAATAAAAAAAGAATTAAACCAAGATATAAACTTAAAACCCAAGATTTAATTAGAATACCTCCTTTAAGGATTGTATTAAAAAAAAAAATAAAAATAAACATTAAAAATAAAAATCAAAAAAAAATTAAAAAAAGTGTTTTATATGAAGATAAATATATTTTAATTATTAATAAACCATCAGGAATTGCTGTTCATAGTGGAAGTGGAATAAAATATGGAATTATAGAAATTTTAAGATTTAAAAAATCTAAAAATGATTTTATTGAACTTGTTCATAGAATTGATAAAAATACGTCCGGAGTATTAATATTAGCAAAAAAAAAATCTATTTTAAAAATGTTACAACAACAATTTTTAATGAAAAAAATAAAAAAAAAATATTTAACAATAGTCCATGGCAATTGGCCTAAAAAAAAATGTTTTATTAATGAGCCTATACAAAGAAAAATATCTCAAAAAAATAAAAAATTAGTTTTTATTCATAAAGATGGAAAAACTTCTAAAACTTATTTTAAAATTATAAAAAAATTTAAAAATTTCACTTTACTTGCAGCTTATCCAATTACCGGAAGAACACATCAAATTAGAATTCACGCATCACATATTGGGCATCCAATTTTGTTTGATGATAGATATGGAAATAAAAAAATAGAAAATTTTATTAATAATAAAAAAATTAAAAAAAACATTTTGTTACATGCATATAAAATTAAATTTTATCACCCAAAAAATAAAAAAAAAATTACTATACGAGCTCCTTTAGAAAAAAAATTTTCAGATATATTAGATATAATACAAAAATTGAATTATAATAAAATAAAAATTTAAAAATTATTATTAATAATAATAAATTAAAAAATATATGTTAAATCTCTTTATTAAGGAAAATTATAAAATTATGGCTGTACAAAAAAGCAAACCTACTCGATCTAAAAGAGGAATGAGAAGATCTCATGATAGTATTAAAAATTCTACTTTAATATCTTTCGAAAAATTATCTAAAGAATATCATGTTAGACATCATATAACCAAAAAAGGTTTTTATCGGGGCAAAAAATATTTATTTTTAAAAAAAAATGATAAAAATTAATAAATTAACAAAAAAAAAAAAAAAAAAAATATCAATCATTTTTTCAGGTCAAGGAAATTATAGTTTTTCAAAAATTATTAAAATTTCTAAAAAATATTTAGAAGTTGTAAAAATTTTTAAAAAATCTTCAAAAATTTTAAAAAAAAATATTTGGAAAATTATATATAAAAAAAAAAAAAAATTTTTACAAAAAAATCAATATTTTCAAGTAATAAATTTAATTACTAATTTAGCTTTATATAAAATATGGAAAAAATATTATAAAAAAAAAAAATATTTTTATTCATTCATATTTTCAGGACATAGTTTAGGTCAATATTCAGCTTTAGTTGCATCAAAGTCTATAAAATTTGCTGATGCTTTAAAAATAGTTTTTTTCCGAGGAAAATTATTAAAAAAAAAAAAAGGTTTTATGATTGTAATATTTAATGAAAAAAAAATAAAAATAAAAAATTTATTAAATACAAATATATTAAAAAAATTAGTTTCAATTTCTAATATTAATTCAAAAAAACAAATAGTAATTGCAGGAAGTAAAAAAATAAAAAAAAAAATTATTTTTTTATTAAAAAAAAAAAATATAAAAAAATTTTTTCAACTTCCAATAAAACATCCATTTCATTGTATTTCTATGAAAAAATTTGCTAAAAATTTTTTTAATTTTATTAATAAATTTTCATTTTATAAACCTAAGCATTTTTATATAGATAGTAATTTAGTAAATTTTTTAACAAATCCAAAAGAAATTAAAAAAAAATTAGCAAAACAAATATATACACCTGTTTTATGGGAAAAAACTATTCAATTTATTTTAACTCAAAACATAGATGAAATATTAGAAATTGGTTTATATCCAATATTATCAAAATTTGATAAAAATAAAAAAATTAAATTTTTTAAAAAAATATTTAACTCTTTTAAAATATGAAAATAAAAAAAAAAAAAGTTGCAATAATTACAGGAGCTAATTCAGGAATAGGAAAATCAATTTTAAAAAAATTTATAAAAAAAAATATTTATGTTATTGGAATTTCAAGAACCAAACAAGGAAAAATAAAAATTAATAAAATTGTTAAAAATAATGGAAAAGGAATTGTATTAAATGTTACAAACATGTTTTTAATAAAAAAAATATTTAAAGAAATTTATAAAAAATTTAAAAAAATAGATATATTAATAAACAATGCTGGAATTATATCAGATAGTTTATTATTAAATATGAAAAAAAAAAATTGGATAAAAGTAATAAATACTAATTTAAACTCTATTTTTTATACTTCTAAAATAGCTATAAAATACATGTTAAAAAATAGATATGGAAGAATTGTTAATATTGGATCTATAATTGGGAATATAGGAAATACAGGACAAACAAATTATTCTGCTTCTAAATCTGCATTATCTGGATTTACAAAATCTTTAGCATTAGAAGTAGCAAAGAAAAATATTACAGTTAATATAGTATCTCCTGGATTTATAAAAACAAAAATCATAAAAAAAATAAATAATAAAATAAAAAAAAAAATTTTAAAAAAAATACCACTTGGAAAACTAGGAATTCCTAAAAATATTGCAAATTCAGTATTCTTTTTATGTAAAAAAAGTTCTAATTATATTACTGGTCATAATTTACATGTTAATGGAGGAATGTTAATGAAATAAACAAGGATTATTTTAAAATTAAAATTATTATAATCATATTAATTTTTAAAAAAATTAGGAAACAAGTTATGAAAAAATTTCGTATAAAAAAAACAGTAAAAAAAATAATAAAAAAATGTCTCAATACTAAAAAAAAAATTAAAAAAAAAAAATTAATTAGAAAAGATTTAAAAGCAGATTCTTTAGATTTAATAGAAATAATTATGAATGTAGAAGAAAAATTTAAAATTAATTTTTCTGATAAAGATTCTGAAAAAGTGACTTCTGTTCAATCTTTAATAAACATAATAAAAAAATATTATAAAAAATAATTTTTAAAATATTTATATTACTTTAAACATATTCATTTAAACTTTAAAAAAATAAAATGTTATAATTTATGAAAAAAGGCAAATTTATTGTTATTGAAGGAATTGATGGTTCAGGAAAAAATATGGCTTGTAAAATCTTAAAAAAATGTTTTAATAAATTTAGAATAAAAAAAAAAATTTTTGTTAGACAACCAGGAAGTACTAAAATATCTGAAAAAATTAGAAATATTTTAAAAAAAAATAATAAAAAAGAAAAATTAACTAAATATTCAGAATTATTATTATTATATGCTGCAAGATCACAATTATTAGAAAATATTATTAAACCAGCCTTAAAAAATGATTTTTGGGTAGTTTCAAATAGACATCAATTATCTTCTTTTGCTTATCAAAATGGAGGAAATAATATAAAAGAAAAATATTTAAAAATTTTAAATACATTAATAAAAGATAAAATATTACCAAATTTAACAATATATTTAGATATTACCCCAAAAATTGCTTTAAAAAGAATATTATTTCGAAAAAAAAAAATTGATAGAATAGAAAAAAAATCAAAAAAATTTTTTGATTCTGTAAGAAATAAATATTTAGAAAAAATAAATTTAGATAAAAAAAAAATATTTATTAATACAAATAATACTTTAAAAAATGTACAAAAAAATATTAAACATAAATTTGAAAAATGGCTTAAAAAATATCAAATATGAGTTCATATCCGTGGTTAGATAAAATTTATAAAATTATAATTCAAGATTATTATAAATTTAATAATTGTCGATCTATAATAATAAAATCTGCTAAAAATATAGGAGAAAATCAATTAATTTTTTCAATATGCAAAAAAATATTATGTTTAAATTCTTATAAATTTAATTTTTGTAACATATGTAAAAGTTGTTTATTAATAAAAAATAAAAATCATCCTGATTTACATATTTTAAAAAAAAAAAAAAGTTCAATAGGAATTGATAGAACTTTAAAATATATTCAAAAAATTATATTCACTCCAAAATGTAGTAATTTTAAAATATTATGGGTTCCTGAAATGAATTTTTTAACGGAATCTGCTATAAGTGTATTTTTAAAAATATTAGAAAATCCTCCTAAAAATACATGGTTTTTTTTTAATCAAAATTATTCTGATTTTATAAAATTAACTTTTAAAAGTAGATGTTTTACATATTATATATATCCTCCTAATACAAAAAATAGTATTGATTGGTTCAAAAAAAAAAAATTAAATAAAAAATATAATAAAGAATTTTTATTATCTTTAAAAATTTCAGAAAATTCCCCTATACAAGCAAAAAAATTTTTAAATAGCTCAAATTTTTATAAAAGAAAAAAATTTTTTAAAAAAATTTATTTGTCTATTCAAAAAAATAATTTTATAACATTAATTTCAGAATTTAAAAAAAATAAAAAAAAAAAAATATTTTGGTTATGTCTTATAATCTTAGATTCTATTAAATCAAAATTAAATAAAAAAATTAAATTAATAAATTTTGATCAATTAAGTTTAATAAAATTATTAAAAAAAAAATACTCAAAAAAAAAATTATTTTTATTTATAAAATATTTAAACAAAACACAATTTTATATTAAAAATATAAAAGGAATTGACAAAACTTTTACAATATTAACAATACTATCAATTTTAGAAAAATTATAAAAATAACAAAATTATAGGTTAAAAATGTTTCTAATAGATTCACATTGTCATTTAGATAAGTTAAATTATAAGAAAAATAATTCTAATCCAAAAAAAATATTAAAAATAGCTTATTTAAAAAAAGTTAAAATGATATTACTAGTATCGACTTCTTTAAAAAATTTTAAAAAAATTAAAAAAAAATTTAAAAAAAAATTTAATAATATTCTTTATTCTTGTGGAATTCATCCATTAAACATTAAAAATATAAAAGATTTTTATAAAATTAAAAAATTTTGTTCAAAAAAAATGGTATCTGCTATTGGAGAAACAGGATTAGATTATTATTATGGACAAAAAAGTAATATATTACAAAAAAAAATTTTTAGAAAACATATTAGATTAGGAATTAAATTAAACAAACCAATTATTGTGCATTCTAGAAGTGCCGAAAAAGATACTATAAAAATTTTACAACAAGAAAATTCTGAAATTTGTGGAGGAATTTTACATTCTTTTAATCAAAATCTAAACATGTTAAGAAATTTATTAAATTTAAATTTTTATATTTCTATATCTGGAATAATAACTTTTAAAAATTCTGAAAATTTAAGAAAAATTATTAAATTTATACCTTTAAACAAATTATTAATCGAAACAGATTCTCCATATTTAACTCCTGAACCTTATAGAGGAAAAGAAAACAATCCTTCACATATAAACGATATAATTACATTTATATCAAAAATTATAAAAATTAAAAAAAAAAAACTTAGTAAAATAATTAAAAAAAATTTTTTTAACTTATTTAAATTAAAAAAAATAAAAAAAACGTATTTTATTTAATTAATTTAAAAAATTTATATTAAATATAGTTTTTATATTTAAGAGATAACAAATGTTTAAAAATATGTTTGCAATATTGCAAAAAATTGGCAAATCTTTAATGTTACCTGTTTCCGTTTTGCCAATAGCAGGATTATTGTTAGGTATAGGATCTGCACATTTTGAAATTGTTCCAAAAATTGTATCAAGTGTAATGTTAGAATCTGGAAATTCAATATTTTCAAATATGCCTTTAATTTTTTCTATGGGAATTGCTTTAGGATTTACAAAAAATGATGGTGTAGCTGCATTATCTGCTGTTATATCATATAAAATTATGGAAAAAACAATTTTTATATTATTACCTTTAGTTTCGAATGAATTAGTGAATAATTCTCATTTATATAGTAATGATACAGGAATATTTGGAGGAATTATTGCTGGATCAATAGCAGCAATAATGTTTAATAATTTTTACAAAATTCAATTACCAGAATATTTAGGTTTTTTTTCAGGAAAAAGATTTATTCCTATAATTTCTGGTTTATGTGCTATCATTATTGGATATTTTTTATCTATAATTTGGCCATGTATTGGGAAAATAATTCAAAATTTTTCAGAATGGGCTGCTTATCAAAATCCAATGATAGCTTTTGGAATTTATGGAACAGTAGAAAGACTTTTAGTTCCTTTTGGTTTACATCATATATGGAATGTACCATTTCAAATGCAAATAGGAGAATATAAAAATTCTTTAGGTCAAATTTTTCATGGAGACATTGCTCGATATATGGCTGGAGATAATAGCGCTGGAAAACTTTCAGGAGGTTTCTTATTTAAAATGTATGGTTTACCTGGAGCAGCATTAGCTATTTGGTTTAATGCAGCAAAAAAAAATCAAGCAAAAATTGGTGGAATGATGATTTCAGCAGCTTTAACAGCATTTTTAACTGGAATTACTGAACCAATTGAATTCTCTTTTATTATGGTTGCTCCAATATTATATTTTATTCATTCAATATTAGCTGGATTAGCTTTTTCTTTATGTATATTATTAAATATGAAAGCAGGAACTAGTTTTTCTCATGGATTAATCGATTTTATTTTATTAAGTAAACATAGTAATAACATTTTATATTTTCCTATTATAGGAGTATTATATTCAAGTTTATATTTTATAATTTTTTCTACATATATAAAATTTTTTAATATAAAAACTCCCGGAAGAGAAAGTAATAAAGAAATAAAATCTACTAAAAATATTTATAAAAAAATTCCTATATTAATTAACTATTTAGGAAATAAAAAAAATATTGTAAACATTGATGCTTGTATTACAAGATTAAGAATTACTGTAATAAATGTACAAAAAATAAATAAAAAAGGATTAATTTCTTTAGGAGCTTCTGGAGTTTTTATTTCTGGATCAGGAGTACAAATTGTATTTGGAACAAAATCTGATAATATTAAAACTTTAATTGATGATTATTTAAAAAAAAAATTTTAAAATGAGAATAATATGATTAATAAAAAAAATATTTTTGAAAAAATAATTAAAAAAAAAAATCAAAAAAAATAGTTTATCAAGATAATTTAGTAACTGCATTTTATGATATACATCCTAAAGCTTTAATTCATATTTTAATAATTCCCAATAAATTTATAAAAAATTTAAATCATATCAAAAAAAATCATTTTAAATATATTAATAGAATGATAAAAGTAGCTATAAAAATTGCAAAAAAAAAAAATATACATAAAAATGGTTATAGAATCATAATAAATTGTAATAAGCATGGTGGTCAAGAAATAAAATATTTACATCTTCATTTATTAGGTGGTTGTAAATTAAAATCTATTTAAAATTGATAGAAATATTTTTATAAAAAATTTTAAGAGCTGAATCTTTCACCTAAAATTAATTTTTTTTAATTTAAATTAATTTTTATTATATAAGTTCAGCTCTTATAATTTTTAAAAAATAAAAAATAATATATTAATTAAAAAAATTTTTTGAAATATATTTAAAATTTTTTTAAAAAAATATATTAATAAAAATTTTTAAAATATATAAATATACTATGCAAACATTTTTTTAAAAAATATTTTTTATTTTTTTTAAAAAAATTAAAAATTAGCATTTTTTGGTACTCTAGGAAAAGGCGTAACATCTTTTATATTTTTTAAACCAGTTATATATAAAATAAATCTTTCTAAACCTAAACCAAACCCAGAATGAGGAACAGTTCCATAATTTCTTAAATCTTGATACCATTTATAAAATTTTGGATCTAAACCTAATTGTTGAATTCTTTTTTTTAATATTAAAGACCTTTCTTCTCTTTGAGAGCCTCCAATGATTTCTCCTACTTTTGGAAATATAAAATCTGCCCCAGATACAGTTTTTTTATCTTCATTTAATCGCATATAAAAAGCTTTTATTTCTTTAGGGTAATTTTTAATTACTATAGGGCTTTTAAAATATATATCAGTTAAATATTTTTCTTGATCAGAATTTAAATCTTGACCATAACAAATAGAATTAATCTCTTTATTTTTAGAAATTTTTAAAATTTTTAATGCTTCTGCGTAATTAATTATTACAAACTTTGAAGATAAAAATTTTTTTAATCTAGAATCTATTTTTGCATCAATATTATTTTTTAAAAAAAATATTTCTTCATGACATTTCTTTAAAACTTGAAAAATTACATATTTTAACATTTTTAATATTAACTTAATAATATCATTTAATGTTAAAAAAGCAGCTTCTACTTCTAACATCCAAAATTCTGATAAATGACGATTAGTATTAGAGTTTTCTGCTCTAAATGTAGGCCCTAAAGTATATACTTTAGATAAGGCGCAAGCATATGTTTCTAATGTAAGTTGTCCAGAAACAGTTAAAAATGTTTCTTTACCAAAAAAATCTTTTTTATAAAAATTATTATAGGAGAAATTTTTTTTTGTTATGTCAGATATATTTAATCTAGATACTCTAAACATATCTCCTGCTCCTTCTGCGTTTAATTCAGTAATAATCGGAGAAGGAACCCAATAATATTCTTTTTTCCATAAAAATTTATGAAATGATTGAAAAATAATATGACGAATTTTGGATACTGAATGAATAATTTTTGTTCGAATTCTTAAATGAGAAAATTCTCTTAAATGCTCCATAGTATGTATTTTAGGGGACATAGGATATGATGAAGAATTTTTTACCCAACCTAATACTTTAATCTTATATGCTTCAATTTCACATATATTATTATTTTTTAAAGAAATTATTACAAAACCTTTTATAGAAACAGAACATCCAGTAGTTAGCTTTAATATTTCAGAAAAATAATTCTTTAATTTTTTCTTAGCAATTATTTGAATAGAAGATAAACAAGAACCATCATTTATATCTATAAAAGAAATTCCAATTTTTGAACTACGTTTATTTTTAACCCATCCTTTAATAATAACTAAAGATTTTAAAAATTTTTTTTGATTTTTAAAAATTTCTGAAATAGAATAATGTTTGGGATTAAAATTCATTAAAAAAATTCCTTAAATATTATAAAAATTTTCTTTTTTTATTTTTATAAATTATACATATAATTTAATTATATATAAAAAAATAAAAAATTATTAGTTATTTTAAAATTTAAAAATAATTTTAATTAAACTATTTAAAAATAATAATATTAATAAAAAAAGAATTTTTAAAAAAATATAATTTTTAAAACAAATAATAATTTATTATTAAAATTTATTAATAATAAATAAAATATTCATAATAACTATATCATTATTCTATAGTGAAAAGCATGATTTATTCAATATTAAAAAAAATATTATTTAAAATAGATCCAGAAAAATCTCATTTCTTTACATTTGAATTATTAAAATTTTTTAATTATATAAACATAAAATTTTTTAATCAAAAAAAATATTTTTATAAACCTATCAAAATAATGGGATTAAATTTTAAAAATCATTTAGGATTGTCTGCTGGTTTAGATAAAAATGGAGATTATATTAATATATTATCAAATATGGGTTTTGGTTTTATTGAACTAGGATCTGTAACATTAAAGCCTCAAGAAGGAAATATTAAACCAAGAATTTTTAGATTATTAGAATCAGAATCTATTATTAATAGAATGGGATTTAATAATTATGGAATAGATTATTTAATTAAAAATCTTAAAAAATCTAAATTTGAAGGAATAATTGGAGTAAATATTGGAAAAAATTTTAATACTCCTATAAATTTAGCATTTTTAGAATATTCAAAATGTATTGAAAAAGTATATTTATATACTGATTATATTTGTATTAATATTTCTTCACCAAATACTAAAAATTTAAGAAAGTTACAATATGGAAAATTTTTTGAAAAAATTTTATATAAAATAAAAAAAAAACAACAAAAATTAAAAAAAAAATATAAAAAATATGTTCCAATTTTAATTAAAATATCTCCAGATTTAGATAACTTAGAAATAAAAAATATTTCTAAAAAATTAATTAAATATGAAATTGATGGTGTAATAGCAACTAATACCACCATAAAAAAATCAATTCTTAAAAATATTACTCATGGAACAGAAGAAGGTGGGCTGAGTGGACAAGAATTGCAACTAAAAAGTACATTAATTATAAAAAAATTAAAAAAATTTACAAAAAAAAAAATAGTTATTATTGGATCTGGAGGAA
Proteins encoded in this window:
- the pyrD gene encoding quinone-dependent dihydroorotate dehydrogenase; the encoded protein is MIYSILKKILFKIDPEKSHFFTFELLKFFNYINIKFFNQKKYFYKPIKIMGLNFKNHLGLSAGLDKNGDYINILSNMGFGFIELGSVTLKPQEGNIKPRIFRLLESESIINRMGFNNYGIDYLIKNLKKSKFEGIIGVNIGKNFNTPINLAFLEYSKCIEKVYLYTDYICINISSPNTKNLRKLQYGKFFEKILYKIKKKQQKLKKKYKKYVPILIKISPDLDNLEIKNISKKLIKYEIDGVIATNTTIKKSILKNITHGTEEGGLSGQELQLKSTLIIKKLKKFTKKKIVIIGSGGINSSVSAQEKLNSGANLIQIYSGLIYEGPKLIKNILKYTKI